Proteins co-encoded in one Gossypium arboreum isolate Shixiya-1 chromosome 11, ASM2569848v2, whole genome shotgun sequence genomic window:
- the LOC108473485 gene encoding putative pentatricopeptide repeat-containing protein At5g09950 has translation MLRFLFPSTQIPMRVTCNSTLAFTSFAPSLFTRSATNQHFCRPQVLHSLINPSLPSPIPLEKLFSHYKSSQSQLSSPPFSASSFELRESLVTRYRDSRSLTDAKEFHLQVLKHGFNEDLYLSNSVINVYVRAGDLISARKVFDEMHERNPVTWACLISGYNQNGMPNEACEVFKEMISLGVWPTHYAFGSVLRACQELGPCGLQFGLQIHGMISKSKYSFDVVVCNVMISMYGSCLGSIANARRIFDDIQVKNSISWNSVISVYSQTGDPVSAFKLFTRMQTECIGSSFKPDEYTFGSLIIAACSSINFGLCLLEQLLSTITKSGFLSDLYVGSALVNGFASFGLTNNATKIFGQMSSRNVVSMNGLMVGLVRQKCGEAAAKVFMEMMNLVDVNFDSYSILLSSFSEFSELEHGRRKGREVHSYLIRRGLDDTVVPLGNGLIKMYARCGDITAATSVFRLMVNKDLVSWNTMISGLDQNQCFEDAVSTFYAMRRTGLMPSNYTVISALSSCASLGWRINGQQIHGEALKLGLDVDVSVSNALLALYATIGGPPECKNIFSLMLDHDLVSWNSVIGALADSESSVPEAVKCFLDMMYYGWVPNKITFINVLVAASSLSLSKLNHQIHALVIKHFLANDRSIENALLACYGKCGEMDECEKIFSRMSERRDEASWNSMISGFIHNELLDKAVHLAWFMMQKGQKLDGFTFATVLSACASVATLERGMEVHACSVRACLESDVVVGSAIIDMYSKCGRIDYASRFFNMMPVRNVYSWNSMISGYARHGHGDKALELFMRMKLDGQLPDHVTFVGVLSACSHVGLVDEGFSHFSSMKEVYGLAPKMEHFSCMVDLLGRAGELDKIEDFINTMPMKPNVLIWRTVLGACCRTNGQKTELGRKAAEMLFELEPQNAANYVLLANMYASGGNWDGVAEARVAMKKAAAKKEAGCSWVKMKDGVHVFVAGDKSHPDNDMIYAKLKELNRKMRDAGYVPETRFALYDLEVESKEEILSYHSEKLAVAFVLTRDSRLPIRIMKNLRVCGDCHMAFKYISKIVGRVIILRDSNRFHHFDEGKCSCGDYW, from the coding sequence ATGCTCCGGTTTCTCTTCCCATCTACTCAAATTCCCATGCGTGTTACCTGCAACTCAACACTTGCTTTTACTTCATTCGCCCCTTCACTTTTTACCAGGAGCGCCACTAACCAGCATTTTTGCAGACCCCAAGTCCTCCATTCCTTAATCAACCCTTCTCTTCCTTCTCCAATCCCATTGGAAAAGTTGTTTTCTCACTATAAATCGTCTCAATCTCAACTCTCCTCCCCGCCCTTTTCAGCTTCAAGTTTCGAGCTACGCGAGTCTTTGGTTACGCGGTACAGAGATTCTCGTAGCTTAACCGATGCTAAAGAGTTTCATTTGCAGGTCCTGAAACATGGGTTTAACGAGGATTTGTACTTGTCCAACTCCGTCATCAATGTTTATGTAAGAGCTGGTGATTTAATATCTGCGCGAAAAGTGTTCGACGAAATGCATGAGAGGAATCCGGTTACCTGGGCTTGCTTGATCTCAGGGTACAACCAAAATGGGATGCCTAATGAGGCGTGTGAGGTTTTTAAAGAGATGATTTCTTTGGGTGTTTGGCCTACTCATTATGCCTTTGGCAGTGTTCTTCGAGCTTGTCAGGAGCTCGGACCATGTGGTCTTCAATTTGGTTTGCAaattcacgggatgatttcgAAATCTAAATATTCGTTTGATGTAGTTGTTTGTAATGTGATGATATCAATGTATGGGAGTTGTTTGGGGTCCATTGCCAATGCACGTCGCATTTTTGACGACATACAGGTTAAGAATTCAATATCTTGGAACAGTGTTATATCAGTTTATTCACAAACTGGAGATCCAGTGTctgcattcaagttgttcacgAGGATGCAAACAGAGTGTATAGGGTCCAGTTTCAAGCCTGATGAATATACATTTGGGAGTTTGATAATTGCCGCTTGTTCTTCCATTAATTTTGGTTTATGTTTGCTCGAGCAATTGCTTAGTACAATTACAAAATCTGGGTTTCTTTCAGATCTCTATGTAGGTAGTGCTTTGGTGAATGGATTTGCAAGTTTTGGTTTAACTAACAATGCTACGAAGATTTTTGGGCAAATGAGTTCGAGAAATGTAGTCTCTATGAATGGTTTGATGGTTGGATTAGTAAGGCAGAAATGTGGTGAAGCAGCAGCTAAAGTTTTTATGGAGATGATGAACTTGGTTGATGTAAATTTTGACTCTTACTCTATATTGTTAAGTTCTTTTTCCGAATTTAGCGAGTTAGAACATGGGAGAAGAAAAGGTAGAGAAGTTCACAGTTATTTAATTCGTAGGGGCTTAGATGACACTGTGGTTCCACTTGGAAATGGACTTATTAAAATGTATGCTAGATGTGGTGATATTACTGCTGCTACTTCTGTTTTTAGACTTATGGTTAATAAAGATTTGGTCTCTTGGAATACCATGATTTCTGGTCTTGACCAGAATCAGTGTTTTGAAGATGCTGTCTCAACCTTCTACGCAATGAGAAGAACTGGATTAATGCCTTCGAATTACACTGTAATAAGTGCCCTGAGTTCATGTGCAAGCTTGGGGTGGAGGATAAACGGACAACAGATACATGGTGAAGCTCTAAAATTGGGACTTGACGTGGATGTTTCGGTCTCAAATGCTCTTCTTGCATTATATGCCACTATTGGAGGTCCTCCTGAGTGCAAGAACATTTTCTCCTTGATGCTGGACCATGATCTAGTTTCATGGAATTCTGTGATTGGAGCATTAGCTGATTCAGAGTCTTCAGTTCCAGAAGCAGTTAAATGCTTTTTAGACATGATGTATTACGGGTGGGTTCCCAACAAAATAACCTTTATAAACGTTCTTGTGGCAGCATCATCTCTTTCACTCAGCAAATTGAACCATCAGATACATGCTCTAGTAATTAAACACTTTCTCGCAAATGACAGATCTATCGAGAATGCACTTTTGGCTTGTTATGGAAAGTGCGGGGAGATGGATGAATGCGAGAAGATCTTTTCCAGGATGTCTGAGAGAAGAGATGAAGCTAGTTGGAATTCCATGATTTCTGGGTTTATACATAATGAGCTATTGGACAAAGCTGTTCATTTAGCCTGGTTTATGATGCAGAAGGGTCAAAAACTGGATGGTTTCACTTTTGCCACTGTTCTAAGCGCCTGTGCTTCAGTCGCAACATTAGAGCGTGGCATGGAAGTTCATGCTTGTTCTGTAAGAGCTTGTTTAGAATCCGATGTTGTGGTTGGAAGTGCAATTATTGACATGTACTCAAAATGTGGAAGGATAGATTATGCTTCAAGATTTTTCAACATGATGCCAGTAAGGAATGTATATTCTTGGAATTCTATGATATCAGGCTATGCTCGTCATGGACATGGAGACAAAGCTCTTGAGCTCTTTATGCGTATGAAGCTAGATGGTCAATTACCAGATCATGTAACCTTCGTCGGTGTTTTATCAGCTTGTAGCCATGTGGGATTGGTTGATGAAGGGTTTTCTCATTTCAGCTCTATGAAGGAAGTTTATGGGTTGGCTCCCAAGATGGAGCACTTTTCATGTATGGTGGATCTCCTTGGCCGAGCTGGTGAACTTGACAAAATAGAAGATTTTATAAATACCATGCCAATGAAGCCTAATGTTCTTATTTGGAGGACAGTTTTAGGGGCTTGCTGCCGAACCAATGGCCAAAAGACAGAGTTGGGTCGGAAGGCTGCTGAGATGCTCTTTGAATTGGAACCTCAAAATGCAGCGAACTATGTCCTCCTTGCCAACATGTATGCTTCTGGGGGGAACTGGGATGGTGTAGCAGAGGCCAGGGTGGCAATGAAAAAGGCAGCCGCAAAGAAAGAAGCCGGTTGTAGTTGGGTCAAGATGAAAGATGGCGTCCATGTATTTGTGGCTGGTGATAAATCACACCCGGATAATGATATGATCTATGCAAAACTCAAGGAACTTAACAGAAAAATGAGGGATGCCGGATACGTGCCGGAGACAAGATTTGCGTTGTATGACTTGGAAGTAGAGAGTAAAGAGGAAATCCTGAGCTACCATAGTGAGAAACTGGCAGTGGCATTTGTTCTCACACGCGATTCCAGATTACCGATTAGGATAATGAAAAACCTTCGTGTTTGTGGTGATTGCCACATGGCATTCAAGTATATATCGAAGATTGTTGGTAGGGTAATTATACTACGGGACTCAAACAGATTTCATCATTTTGATGAGGGTAAGTGTTCATGTGGAGATTACTGGTAA
- the LOC108470637 gene encoding glucose-6-phosphate 1-dehydrogenase, chloroplastic isoform X1, with protein MAAQITPPSSSSSSLAFSSEFNVWKPMRCCFFKWVSQVCPRIRPSNHFRIKSSNGHPLNAISMQGGMDGSPLAKGINPEEQEEFFIDILDKEEALSTLSITVVGASGDLAKKKIFPALFALYYEDCLPKNFIVFGYARTKLTDEELRNIISTTLTCRIDKRENCKHKMEQFLKRCFYHSGEYNSEENFAELDSKLKKKEAGKLSNRLFYLSIPPNIFVDVVRCASMKASSANGWTRVIVEKPFGRDSESSAELTRCLKKYLTEDQIFRIDHYLGKELVENLSVLRFSNLIFEPLWSRNYIRNVQFIFSEDFGTEGRGGYFDNYGIIRDIMQNHLLQILALFAMETPVSLDAEDIRNEKVKVLRSMKPLELEDVIIGQYKGHNKGGRAYPGYIDDSTVPKNSITPTFAAAALFINNARWDGVPFLMKAGKALHRKRAEIRVQFRHVPGNLYKRNFGTDLDKATNELVLRVQPDEAIYLKINNKVPGLGMRLDRSDLNLLYRARYPTEIPDAYERLLLDAIAGERRLFIRSDELDAAWSLFTPLLKELEAKKIAPELYPYGSRGPVGAHYLAAKYNVRWGDLGGEDD; from the exons ATGGCTGCACAGATTACTCCtccttcttcatcttcttcttcacttGCCTTCTCTTCTGAATTCAATGTTTGGAAGCCAATGAGATGTTGTTTCTTTAAATGGGTTTCTCAAGTTTGTCCCAGAATCCGTCCAAGCAACCATTTCCGGATCAAATCCTCTAATGGACATCCATTAAATGCTATTTCTATGCAGGGTG GTATGGACGGTAGCCCTTTGGCGAAAGGGATCAACCCTGAAGAACAAGAAGAATTTTTCATCGACATCTTGGACAAAGAGGAAGCACTGTCTACACTCAGCATAACTGTTGTTGGAGCTTCAGGGGACCTTGCTAAGAAGAAAATTTTCCCTGCACTTTTTGCTCTTTACTATGAAGATTGCCTTCCTAAG AACTTTATAGTTTTCGGTTATGCTCGTACTAAACTCACAGATGAAGAGCTCAGGAACATCATTAGCACAACTTTAACTTGTCGAATCGATAAGAG GGAAAATTGTAAACATAAAATGGAGCAgttcttgaagagatgcttttaCCATTCAGGTGAATATAATTCCGAGGAGAATTTTGCTGAACTAGACAGCAAGCTGAAAAAGAAAGAG GCTGGAAAACTGTCAAACAGGTTATTTTACTTGTCGATACCTCCAAATATATTCGTGGATGTGGTGAGATGTGCCAGCATGAAGGCCTCTTCAGCAAACGGCTGGACAAGGGTCATTGTTGAAAAGCCATTTGGCCGTGATTCAGAGTCCTCGGCTGAGCTAACAAGATGTCTGAAAAAGTATCTAACTGAGGATCAGATATTCAG GATTGACCATTACTTGGGTAAGGAGCTTGTTGAGAACCTCTCAGTGCTTCGCTTCTCGAATCTTATTTTTGAACCTTTATGGTCAAGGAATTATATCCGCAATGTGCAATTCATATTTTCTGAAGACTTTGGTACTGAAGGACGAGGAGG TTATTTTGATAATTACGGGATCATACGGGACATAATGCAAAATCATCTGCTGCAAATACTGGCACTATTTGCAATGGAGACCCCTGTCAGCTTAGATGCTGAGGACATTAGGAATGAAAAG GTAAAGGTTCTGAGATCAATGAAACCATTGGAACTAGAAGATGTCATCATTGGTCAGTATAAGGGCCACAACAAGGGTGGTAGAGCATATCCAGGTTACATCGATGACTCAACTGTACCTAAGAACAGTATAACGCCTACATTTGCAGCAGCAGCTTTGTTTATCAATAATGCTAGATGGGATGGTGTCCCTTTTCTCATGAAGGCCGGAAAAGCTTTGCATCGGAAGCG GGCAGAGATCAGAGTTCAGTTCAGACACGTTCCAGGTAATTTGTACAAGCGTAATTTCGGAACTGATTTGGACAAGGCTACAAATGAGCTTGTGCTGCGTGTGCAACCTGATGAAGCCATTTATCTGAAGATCAATAACAAAGTTCCTGGTCTTGGAATGAGATTAGACCGCAGTGACCTTAATTTGCTTTATCGAGCCAG GTATCCAACAGAAATCCCAGATGCATATGAGAGGTTGCTCTTAGATGCTATAGCAGGGGAGCGAAGGTTGTTCATTAGAAGCGATGAGCTCGACGCTGCTTGGTCACTGTTTACGCCATTGTTGAAAGAACTTGAAGCAAAAAAGATTGCTCCAGAGCTATACCCTTATGGGAGCAGAGGACCCGTCGGAGCACATTATCTTGCAGCCAAGTACAATGTCCGGTGGGGTGATCTCGGGGGTGAAGACGACTAG
- the LOC108470637 gene encoding glucose-6-phosphate 1-dehydrogenase, chloroplastic isoform X2, whose amino-acid sequence MRCCFFKWVSQVCPRIRPSNHFRIKSSNGHPLNAISMQGGMDGSPLAKGINPEEQEEFFIDILDKEEALSTLSITVVGASGDLAKKKIFPALFALYYEDCLPKNFIVFGYARTKLTDEELRNIISTTLTCRIDKRENCKHKMEQFLKRCFYHSGEYNSEENFAELDSKLKKKEAGKLSNRLFYLSIPPNIFVDVVRCASMKASSANGWTRVIVEKPFGRDSESSAELTRCLKKYLTEDQIFRIDHYLGKELVENLSVLRFSNLIFEPLWSRNYIRNVQFIFSEDFGTEGRGGYFDNYGIIRDIMQNHLLQILALFAMETPVSLDAEDIRNEKVKVLRSMKPLELEDVIIGQYKGHNKGGRAYPGYIDDSTVPKNSITPTFAAAALFINNARWDGVPFLMKAGKALHRKRAEIRVQFRHVPGNLYKRNFGTDLDKATNELVLRVQPDEAIYLKINNKVPGLGMRLDRSDLNLLYRARYPTEIPDAYERLLLDAIAGERRLFIRSDELDAAWSLFTPLLKELEAKKIAPELYPYGSRGPVGAHYLAAKYNVRWGDLGGEDD is encoded by the exons ATGAGATGTTGTTTCTTTAAATGGGTTTCTCAAGTTTGTCCCAGAATCCGTCCAAGCAACCATTTCCGGATCAAATCCTCTAATGGACATCCATTAAATGCTATTTCTATGCAGGGTG GTATGGACGGTAGCCCTTTGGCGAAAGGGATCAACCCTGAAGAACAAGAAGAATTTTTCATCGACATCTTGGACAAAGAGGAAGCACTGTCTACACTCAGCATAACTGTTGTTGGAGCTTCAGGGGACCTTGCTAAGAAGAAAATTTTCCCTGCACTTTTTGCTCTTTACTATGAAGATTGCCTTCCTAAG AACTTTATAGTTTTCGGTTATGCTCGTACTAAACTCACAGATGAAGAGCTCAGGAACATCATTAGCACAACTTTAACTTGTCGAATCGATAAGAG GGAAAATTGTAAACATAAAATGGAGCAgttcttgaagagatgcttttaCCATTCAGGTGAATATAATTCCGAGGAGAATTTTGCTGAACTAGACAGCAAGCTGAAAAAGAAAGAG GCTGGAAAACTGTCAAACAGGTTATTTTACTTGTCGATACCTCCAAATATATTCGTGGATGTGGTGAGATGTGCCAGCATGAAGGCCTCTTCAGCAAACGGCTGGACAAGGGTCATTGTTGAAAAGCCATTTGGCCGTGATTCAGAGTCCTCGGCTGAGCTAACAAGATGTCTGAAAAAGTATCTAACTGAGGATCAGATATTCAG GATTGACCATTACTTGGGTAAGGAGCTTGTTGAGAACCTCTCAGTGCTTCGCTTCTCGAATCTTATTTTTGAACCTTTATGGTCAAGGAATTATATCCGCAATGTGCAATTCATATTTTCTGAAGACTTTGGTACTGAAGGACGAGGAGG TTATTTTGATAATTACGGGATCATACGGGACATAATGCAAAATCATCTGCTGCAAATACTGGCACTATTTGCAATGGAGACCCCTGTCAGCTTAGATGCTGAGGACATTAGGAATGAAAAG GTAAAGGTTCTGAGATCAATGAAACCATTGGAACTAGAAGATGTCATCATTGGTCAGTATAAGGGCCACAACAAGGGTGGTAGAGCATATCCAGGTTACATCGATGACTCAACTGTACCTAAGAACAGTATAACGCCTACATTTGCAGCAGCAGCTTTGTTTATCAATAATGCTAGATGGGATGGTGTCCCTTTTCTCATGAAGGCCGGAAAAGCTTTGCATCGGAAGCG GGCAGAGATCAGAGTTCAGTTCAGACACGTTCCAGGTAATTTGTACAAGCGTAATTTCGGAACTGATTTGGACAAGGCTACAAATGAGCTTGTGCTGCGTGTGCAACCTGATGAAGCCATTTATCTGAAGATCAATAACAAAGTTCCTGGTCTTGGAATGAGATTAGACCGCAGTGACCTTAATTTGCTTTATCGAGCCAG GTATCCAACAGAAATCCCAGATGCATATGAGAGGTTGCTCTTAGATGCTATAGCAGGGGAGCGAAGGTTGTTCATTAGAAGCGATGAGCTCGACGCTGCTTGGTCACTGTTTACGCCATTGTTGAAAGAACTTGAAGCAAAAAAGATTGCTCCAGAGCTATACCCTTATGGGAGCAGAGGACCCGTCGGAGCACATTATCTTGCAGCCAAGTACAATGTCCGGTGGGGTGATCTCGGGGGTGAAGACGACTAG